GGCCACGTGCGCGCTGGCCACCAGCGGGTCGACGCCGCGCAGCAGGTACTCCGCGATCAGGATGTAGATGGTGTACCAGCACGCGGCGGCGAGCGCGAGGGCGACCCCGAGCGGGTCGGGCCGCTCCGCCGGCAGGCCGAGGACCAGCACGACGCCGGCCAGGGCGAGCACCACGCCGAGCACGGTGGCCCGGTCGAGCCGGTGGCGTCCCAGGACGACCGCGCCCACCGTGACCAGGGCCGGGTACAGGTACAGCAGCAGCCCGGCCAGGCTGGCCGAGATGCGGGTCAGGGCGGTGAAGAACAGCGTCGACTGGACGGCGTAGCCGACCGCGCCGAGCCCGAGCAGCCGCAGGGCGACCGGCCGGGGCAGGCGCAGGGCCCGCCCGGTCACGGCGGCGAGGGCGACCAGCAGCGGCCCGGCGATGCCGAAGCGCAGCGCCAGCACCTCGACCACGCCGAGCCCGCCGGCGTAGGCCTGCTTGCCGAAGACCGCCAGGCTGCCGAACCCGGCCGCCGACACCAGGCACAGCGCCAGCCCCACCCGCCGGCGCCGACTCACCGGGGACCCCTCCGGCCCCTGGGGTTCCCTGGACCTCTCCGGCTCACGCTTCCAGGCCGGCCAGGAACGCCTCGGGCCCGAGCGGGCGGCCGGTGGCGTGCACCACCAGGTCCCGCCAGGTCCGGGAGGCCCCGGGTGCGAACACCCGCTCGGCCAGGAAGGCGCCGGCGTCGGGCCGGCCGACGAAGCCGCCGACCGCCTCGCGCACGGCCGCGTCGACCTGGAAGGCCATCAGCTCGCCGAGCAGGTAGCTCTGGTAGTAGACGGGGGCGACGGCCAGGTGGATCTTGCTCGCCCAGTCTGGCGTCGTGCGCCCTTCCGGCCGGCGCAGTCCCTGCAGCGACTCGACCAGGTCCCACCAGGTGGCGGCCAGGTCGCAGCCGGGGTCGGCGTAC
This portion of the Actinomycetes bacterium genome encodes:
- a CDS encoding DMT family transporter produces the protein MSRRRRVGLALCLVSAAGFGSLAVFGKQAYAGGLGVVEVLALRFGIAGPLLVALAAVTGRALRLPRPVALRLLGLGAVGYAVQSTLFFTALTRISASLAGLLLYLYPALVTVGAVVLGRHRLDRATVLGVVLALAGVVLVLGLPAERPDPLGVALALAAACWYTIYILIAEYLLRGVDPLVASAHVACGAACSFLAAGGVLGLEGLAAARPGGYAAAAAMAVLGTAVALGTFIGGIARVGSAWASIVSSFEPVCTVALGVVVLGDPLGVGTVVGGAAVVAGAMLLPLLGGDQEAVGSARRGSLATLTLPRARWYPAS